A stretch of Deinococcus radiopugnans ATCC 19172 DNA encodes these proteins:
- the hpaD gene encoding 3,4-dihydroxyphenylacetate 2,3-dioxygenase, protein MTEHTIRPNLIRIAHAVFTVKNLAASREFYVDLLGMNILHEEPGALYLRGVEDREWTLKLEEKGTSTVRHLAYRVNGEADLDALVALAEREGLPYRWEEELDRPRLLRLQDPFGIPVAFYHVSQKYPWLLQDFHLHRGPGLQRVDHVNVMVPDVEQTMRWYLDTLGFRLSEYTVDEQERYWAAWIQRRGGVHDLALTNGPGPRLHHWAYWMPDAMSILRTCDILAGARQPERIERGPGRHGVSNAFFLYIRDPDGHRIELYTSDYITVDPDFEPIRWLRDDPRRQTLWGARTPRSWFEEASEMEAFDGGVVQPVAGELTGIPVHVI, encoded by the coding sequence ATGACTGAACACACCATCCGGCCCAACCTCATCCGCATCGCCCACGCCGTCTTCACAGTCAAGAATCTGGCGGCCAGCCGCGAGTTCTACGTCGATCTGCTGGGCATGAACATCCTGCACGAGGAACCAGGCGCGCTGTACCTGCGCGGCGTGGAAGACCGCGAATGGACGCTCAAGCTGGAGGAAAAAGGCACCTCCACCGTGCGTCACTTGGCGTACCGCGTGAACGGCGAGGCCGATCTGGACGCGCTGGTGGCCCTGGCCGAGCGTGAGGGTCTTCCCTACCGCTGGGAGGAGGAACTGGACCGCCCGCGCCTGCTGCGGCTGCAAGACCCGTTTGGGATTCCGGTGGCCTTCTACCACGTGAGCCAGAAGTACCCATGGCTGTTGCAGGACTTCCACCTGCACCGGGGGCCGGGGCTGCAACGCGTCGATCACGTCAACGTGATGGTGCCCGACGTGGAACAGACCATGCGCTGGTACCTAGACACGCTTGGATTCAGATTGTCCGAGTACACCGTGGACGAGCAGGAACGCTACTGGGCCGCCTGGATTCAGCGGCGCGGCGGCGTGCATGACCTGGCGCTGACCAACGGCCCCGGCCCCCGCCTGCACCACTGGGCCTACTGGATGCCCGACGCCATGTCCATCCTGCGCACCTGCGACATCCTGGCGGGGGCGCGTCAGCCCGAACGTATCGAGCGCGGGCCGGGGCGGCACGGCGTGTCCAACGCCTTTTTTCTCTACATTCGTGACCCGGACGGCCACCGCATCGAGCTGTACACCAGTGACTACATCACGGTCGATCCCGACTTCGAGCCGATCCGCTGGCTGCGCGATGATCCCAGACGCCAGACGCTGTGGGGGGCCAGGACGCCGCGCAGCTGGTTCGAGGAAGCCTCGGAGATGGAAGCGTTCGACGGCGGGGTCGTTCAGCCCGTCGCGGGTGAGTTGACGGGCATTCCGGTGCATGTGATCTGA
- the hpaB gene encoding 4-hydroxyphenylacetate 3-monooxygenase, oxygenase component, protein MAAITGKQFLDRLQKKPPTLYIDGQRVEDPTTHPSTRNMCQSLAGLYDLQHQPDLRDALTYEDGGERHPISFMVPRSKDDLKKIGEAHRIRANYSLGFLGRAPDYMNANVMAAGMGADYFGGCDASRPGSENRDFAANMRRYYEFVRDNDLCLTHALTNPQVNRAKQASEMPDPYIALGVVEETDAGVIVRGARMMATLPIADEILIFPSTVLKENADKSRYAMGFGIPTNTPGLSFQCREPIDVGRDPEDHPLASRFDEQDAFVIFDDVLVPWERVFLLYDVELANKAYAGTDAVLHMAYQVVNLKIAKTEAFLGTAQSIVDAIGSGGFQHVQSKVAEIIVMLEIMKGLEAAALAGAELNKYGVMTPARGPLDAARNYYPANHARLPELLQLLGASGIIMMPSKADREGPLGPQIAKYLQAGRATAEERLKLFRLAWDMSMSSFAGRQTLYERYFFGDPVRMHSALYEVFDKQPYVERIHAFLEREDRKEAVAADD, encoded by the coding sequence ATGGCCGCCATCACTGGAAAACAGTTTCTGGATCGCCTTCAGAAGAAACCGCCCACCCTCTATATCGACGGCCAGCGGGTGGAAGATCCCACCACGCATCCTTCGACCCGCAACATGTGCCAGTCGCTGGCCGGGCTGTATGACCTGCAACACCAGCCCGACTTGCGCGACGCGCTGACCTACGAGGACGGCGGCGAACGCCACCCCATCAGCTTCATGGTGCCGCGCAGCAAAGATGACCTGAAAAAGATTGGCGAGGCGCACCGCATCCGCGCCAACTACTCGCTGGGTTTCCTGGGCCGCGCGCCGGACTACATGAACGCCAACGTGATGGCGGCGGGGATGGGCGCGGACTATTTCGGGGGGTGCGACGCCAGCCGTCCCGGCAGCGAGAACCGCGACTTCGCCGCCAACATGCGCCGCTATTACGAGTTCGTGCGCGACAACGACCTGTGCCTGACGCACGCGCTGACCAACCCGCAGGTCAACCGCGCCAAGCAGGCGTCCGAGATGCCTGATCCCTACATCGCCCTGGGTGTGGTGGAGGAAACCGACGCGGGCGTGATCGTGCGTGGCGCGCGGATGATGGCGACGCTGCCGATTGCCGACGAGATTCTAATCTTCCCCTCCACCGTCCTCAAGGAAAACGCCGACAAGAGCCGCTACGCGATGGGCTTCGGCATTCCCACCAACACGCCGGGCCTGAGCTTCCAGTGCCGAGAGCCCATTGACGTGGGCCGTGATCCCGAAGACCACCCGCTGGCCAGCCGCTTCGACGAGCAGGACGCCTTCGTGATCTTCGACGACGTGCTGGTGCCCTGGGAGCGCGTGTTCCTGCTGTACGACGTGGAACTGGCGAACAAGGCCTACGCCGGCACCGACGCCGTGCTGCATATGGCCTATCAGGTGGTCAACCTCAAGATCGCCAAAACGGAAGCCTTCCTGGGCACCGCGCAGAGCATCGTGGACGCCATCGGCAGCGGGGGGTTCCAGCACGTTCAGAGCAAGGTGGCCGAGATCATCGTGATGCTGGAAATCATGAAGGGCCTGGAGGCGGCGGCGCTGGCCGGCGCGGAGCTCAACAAGTACGGCGTGATGACCCCGGCGCGCGGCCCGCTGGACGCCGCGCGCAACTACTACCCTGCCAACCACGCCCGCCTGCCCGAGCTGCTGCAACTGCTGGGCGCGTCCGGCATCATCATGATGCCCAGCAAGGCCGACCGCGAGGGGCCGCTGGGGCCGCAGATCGCCAAGTACCTGCAGGCGGGCCGCGCCACCGCAGAGGAACGCCTCAAGCTGTTCCGACTGGCCTGGGACATGTCCATGAGCAGCTTCGCCGGACGGCAGACCCTCTACGAGCGCTACTTCTTCGGCGATCCGGTGCGGATGCACTCGGCGCTGTACGAGGTCTTCGACAAGCAGCCCTACGTGGAACGTATCCACGCCTTCCTGGAGCGTGAAGACCGTAAAGAGGCGGTGGCGGCGGATGACTGA
- the hpaE gene encoding 5-carboxymethyl-2-hydroxymuconate semialdehyde dehydrogenase — MTQTAPQPNHELAADLRNSRLRQGLKHFIGGQWADSHGGETFETHSPVDNSLLTTVASGDASDIDRAARAAHDAFQTWREVSGQERRKILHRVADLIEARAQEIAVLESIDTGQAIRFMKSAATRGAENFRFFADRAPGAADGQSLPAPGFINYTLRQPIGPVGVITPWNTPFMLSTWKIAPALAAGCTVVHKPAEWSPVTATLLAEIMDEAGLPGGVHNLVHGFGESAGKALTEHPLIKAVAFVGETTTGSHIMRQGADTLKRVHFELGGKNPVVVFDDADLDKALDAVVFMIYSLNGERCTSSSRVLIQDGIYDEFTARIAERAKNIRVGDPLDPDTEVGPLVHPRHFEKVMGYFDQAKKDGATIAAGGGRVGGEGNFVSPTLFVDARNDMRIAQEEIFGPVLTAIPFTDEADALALANDVQYGLAGYLWTNDLTRAHRFAQSLEAGMVWVNSENVRHLPTPFGGVKNSGIGRDGGDYSFDFYMETKNIAISLGTHKTARLGVGKPQPERDRIDGRLAE; from the coding sequence ATGACCCAGACCGCACCCCAGCCGAATCATGAACTCGCCGCAGACCTTCGGAACAGCCGACTCCGTCAGGGCTTAAAACATTTCATCGGCGGCCAGTGGGCCGACTCGCACGGCGGCGAGACCTTCGAGACGCACTCCCCGGTGGACAACTCGCTGCTGACGACGGTGGCCAGCGGCGACGCCAGCGACATTGACCGGGCTGCCCGCGCCGCCCACGACGCCTTCCAGACGTGGCGCGAGGTCAGTGGGCAGGAACGCAGGAAGATTCTGCACCGGGTGGCCGACTTGATCGAGGCGCGGGCGCAGGAAATCGCGGTGCTGGAAAGCATCGACACCGGGCAGGCCATTCGCTTCATGAAATCGGCGGCCACGCGCGGCGCGGAGAACTTCCGCTTCTTCGCAGACCGCGCGCCCGGCGCGGCAGACGGCCAGAGCCTGCCCGCCCCCGGCTTTATCAACTACACCCTGCGTCAGCCTATCGGCCCCGTGGGGGTGATTACGCCGTGGAACACGCCGTTCATGCTGTCCACCTGGAAAATTGCCCCGGCGCTGGCCGCCGGTTGCACGGTGGTGCACAAACCCGCCGAGTGGAGTCCGGTCACTGCCACGCTGCTGGCCGAGATCATGGACGAGGCGGGGCTGCCGGGGGGCGTCCACAACCTCGTCCACGGCTTCGGCGAGAGCGCGGGCAAGGCGTTGACCGAACACCCGCTGATCAAGGCGGTGGCCTTCGTGGGCGAGACCACCACCGGCAGTCACATCATGCGGCAGGGGGCCGATACCCTCAAGCGCGTGCATTTTGAGCTGGGCGGCAAGAATCCGGTGGTGGTCTTCGACGACGCCGATCTGGACAAGGCCCTGGACGCCGTGGTGTTCATGATCTACAGCCTCAACGGCGAACGCTGCACCAGCAGCAGCCGCGTGCTGATTCAGGACGGCATCTACGACGAGTTCACCGCCCGCATTGCCGAGCGCGCGAAGAACATCCGCGTGGGCGATCCCCTCGATCCCGACACCGAAGTCGGCCCCCTCGTTCATCCGCGCCACTTTGAGAAGGTCATGGGCTATTTCGATCAGGCGAAGAAGGACGGCGCGACGATTGCCGCCGGGGGCGGGCGCGTCGGAGGGGAAGGCAACTTCGTCTCCCCCACCCTGTTCGTGGATGCCCGCAACGACATGCGAATCGCGCAGGAAGAAATCTTCGGGCCGGTGCTGACGGCGATTCCCTTCACCGACGAAGCGGATGCGTTGGCCCTTGCCAACGACGTGCAGTACGGTCTGGCCGGGTACCTGTGGACGAACGATCTGACCCGCGCCCACCGCTTCGCGCAGAGCCTGGAAGCGGGCATGGTCTGGGTCAACAGTGAAAACGTGCGCCACCTGCCCACGCCCTTCGGCGGCGTCAAGAACAGCGGCATCGGGCGCGACGGCGGCGACTACAGCTTCGACTTCTACATGGAAACGAAGAACATCGCCATCTCGCTGGGCACGCACAAGACGGCGCGGCTGGGCGTCGGCAAGCCGCAGCCGGAGCGGGACAGGATCGACGGGCGGCTCGCGGAATGA